ctagtcgaatcagcgactattgcaggtcacccctacatCATGCAATACTATTACGGAGGCATCTGATTGGTTCCACGTTTATTTTGCAGCAGCAATAACCCCAAATGTACAGCCAATGTCATTAAGAACAATCTTCAGCATAAATAAGAACAAGTAGTCCTGGAAGTGATGATACGACCCCCAGATAGCCCTGATTTCAACATCACCAAATCTGTCAAGAATTTCATGAAGAGACAAAAATTTGAGCAAGCCTACATCCACAGAAGATCTGTGGTTAGTTCTCTAAGATGTTTGGCCTCTCTGCTCCTTCAAAAACTGCAAGCGTACCTAGAAGAACTGATGCTGTTTTGAATGCAAAGGGTGGTCACACCCAATATTGATTTAATTTAGATTTTTCTTTTGTTCATTCACTGTGCATTTCATTATTGGCAAAATAAACTAACATTTCtatttttgaaagcattcttactTTGCAGCATTTTTCCCCACACATGCCTACACATTTTGCAGTactgtgtgcttgcgtgtgtgtgtgcgtgtgcatgcatgcgtgctttcatgtgtgtgtgtgtgtgtgtgtgtgcatgcatgtgcatgtgtgttttcctTCAACTTGTAGTTCTTGGTCGTACATGTACATAGATGGAATGTCTATTCTTATACTCTGTTGCTTGTGTTCTAAATCTAATATTAGTGTTATCCTCCTCTTTAACACCTACTGATGTCCTAAATGTTTCTGGAGCCACAAGCATGATGCTATGCTGGAGATCCTACATGTTCATGGCATTTCAGCATGTAATCCACAGGATTATCCTTAGTCATTTTTTTGCCACAGTTATCCAGAATTGACTCCCATACAACCATATACCATCAAACGTACACATGAGCAAAACACTGAACGCCCCACTGGCTTTGGTTGGTAGAACAGTAGTTTGTTAGAGCACAGAAAATGAGTAATAGCCATTTTTCAGGGGTGCTTATTTTGCTTTGCAAGGTCTGTCATTTAAATAGATTTACCTGAATAATTACCATGCTGTTTCAATGAAATATGTAAAAGActcattttgttgttgttgtttttacagtttaatgaGTACTTTAATCGGCTGCCCCAGAAAGGTCTCAGAACATGCACATCAATTAAATCCTCTTATATAATGCCAAAAAAAGGTCAATGGTCCATACAGACTGAAGAGATACCTGAAGGACTTCTATGGTTATGCATGCTCATCCCACTCTTTAATTCTAGCTAGTTGGGCCTTGTCGCACTGCAGTGTTGATGGCTTTGCTGTAAAGATCTCCGCCAGGTTCGTCCTGCACCACAGGTTCGAAAAACACCACGTGCCGTTCGGCATCCTCTCTGATCTTCATCTCCTGCTCTGGCACCAGTGGAGCATCGAAGACAGACGGAAGGGTTTGGTGTTCCTCCCCCAGCCTGGAGATGGTGGGCAGGGGGGTCGTGGGTGTGCAGCAGCCACAGTAACATGGAGTCAGATAAAGATACATCAGTATGAGCAGCAGGGTGACTGTGCAGCCCAGCACGGTAGTGTAGCCTGTGCTAAAAGGTTCCCCCGCCATGTGCTGGGAAACCACAGTCAGGTTCACTTCACGAGACTCGTTAATCATCCTGGTCACATCCATGGCCACGCATTGGTAGATTCCTGAGTCAGAAGACCGGACAGCTGGAATCTCCAGGCTGCCGTCAGGGTTCAACCGGAGGGACCCGTTTTGGATCAGCTGAGATGAGTTGTCTTCTTGTGGAATGACCCAGAAGTAGGAGAGGACCACACCGCTGAGAGTACCCGTGCAATCCAGCCTAACCCGCTCGCCTTCATATACCTTCACATCAGCTTTTGGGGAGATGAGCGAGATCATCTTCTCCACCGTGCAATTCTCAAAGAAGCGAGGGCTGCGCAGAAAACGTACAGACACGAGAGGTTCTCCATTCGTCTTGCACAAATAGTTGTCCTTAAAGTCTCGGACAGCCTCATAACCCTCTTTCTCCCAATGCCAGAAGATGCGACACACAGAGCAATCGCATATGAGGCTGTTATTGTGAATGAACAAGCCCCTCTGAACAACTGTGGGCAACAGCACCACCTCGTCTGGAGGCAGACCAGACATGCGGTTGGAGGAGAGGTCCAGAAGAACCAGCTTGGGGTGGCTGTGCTTGCGGATGGAGAAGAAGGGGAAGTCAGTGAGGTGGTTGAGACTCAGGTAGATCTTCTGGAGCTTGCTCAGGCCCGTAAAGGCATTGCTCTCCACGAGGCTGATACGATTGTTATAAAGCAACAGCTCCTCCAATGCCAGCAGGTCTTGAAAGGGGTGCACTGACACCACCTGCAGCCTATTGGACGAGAGGTCCAGGTGCCGCAGGACGCTGGCATTGTGGAAGGCTGCAGGGCTGAGCAGAGAGATCTGGTTATGAGACATCCGCAGGACATTCAGCCCCGGCAGTCCATGGAAGGTTCCCGCCGCCAGCCAAGTGAGCTGATTATGGCTGAGATCCAGAACAGAAATGGTGGGTGGTAGAAGAGGGGGAAATTTGTCCATGCCCACCGAACCACAGTTCACTATGTCAGAGATGCACAGGCAGCCCAAAGGACAGTTAGCCTCTGAAAAGCAGAGCCAGAACACAGAACCAGAGAGCAGAGCTAACCAGGCTGAACATGTCATCCTGCCGATGAGGAATCGGATGCCACGGTAGTAGAAACAAGGGAATCCTCAAGaaacattaacacacaaatgtgttttagttcGACTGCGTTGTagctttttctttatttcatgAAGTGTTGTGATATTTCCTGGGTACAATGATCAGCTgcagaaaatataaaaaattagaAAGTGCAGTAGTTATGAAGTTTAGATTAGGTAAATAATCTTGGTCTTTACACAGGATTATTAATGTAAACTTTAAACAGGTTTCTGCATTACAAGAATGTGAATACACATGCATGTGAGTTTAGAAGAGACACTCACATTTACAAGATGCTTCCGTTTTCCAAATTGTTGTATTTCTCCTGAATCCATTCTTTTCTAAGAAAAATGCCTTGATACAACAATGTATAACTAATTGTAACTTGTAATTCCTTTAATATGTCCCTTTTCCAGTCATAGTCCAGAGTAGTCAACAGGGATGGTACTCCTGTTATCCATCTTCCTGCACATCTTGGTTCATACACGAAATCTGTCTTTAAAATGACTGCGTATCGTAGCACACTTCCCAGAGCAGAAGAGCAATACtgatttaaggtgatgttgctgacactTCCTCCCTTTTTTACCTCTCCAGAACGCAGCTCTGACCCTCTCCCGCACACACCAAGTTGAAAATCCTGATGTGCTtgctctctcttcccctttcagcctttctctccttctctccctgtctttTTCAGCcacggtctctctctccctcacagatTGTTTTAATCCCTTTTGGTATTATTTTGGTCCATGTCCTTCTCACTATCATTCCATGCATTTTTTTATTCTCTCCCCTTCTTCCTCCAAAAAGTCCAGCGTTTCCAAGGCGCTGTGGTTGGTTACCCATCGTCTCACCTACACTTGGCATGATGAGAGGGAATTTGTCTTTATAATGTTTAAATCCCAACGTGCCCCCCCACTCCTCGTCTCTGCCTCCACGCGTGGTTGGCAGCTGTTGTCTGAGACTTGGTCACAGTGGCCCCGCAGCTGCTCGTTCCCGTCACACCACATCCATCTCTGCTTTGATTACACTTCGCCACGGACACAGTGTGATACTGTCACCCACACACCATTCACTTCCAGAGAGCTACAGTGGTACTGATCCAAACAGCATTTCAGAGATGTTCATAATCTATTGAGATGCACCAATCTAACAATATTGGCAGAGTTGACATTTATTTACATGTTTTCTAACATGTATTAATTTTAGTTGGCTTTTGACTTTTGATTTGActttttttaaataacatttgTGCAGTAATGTGAAGCTATAAAATGggattagagtgtgtgtgtgtgtgtgtatgtgtgtgtgtgtgtgcgtgcgtgcttaCAGTACTCAGTTGTAAGGTTGTCATTCTTCAACACATGCCGTGACTGGCGACGTCATATATTAATTCTATTAATATAATAAGTGACAACACTGACTCATTATTATTTCTCCACTGCAAAATGGGGTTAACCTGCATCGGATTGACTACCCaggtatgtgcacacacacatacaaaatttAACAGTGTACTTTTAAATGTAGGATGAAAACATTCACCTTGAGGAAGTATGATTGTATTTACACCATATTTGCCAAAATCACACATCCTTTGGCCAAAAGCAGATCATATTACCTATTCCATTTCAAAACCAAAAAAACCTGCAATGTTGTAACAGTACAGACCTGATGAAACTTGACTTTCTCTCCAAAGTGTGCAAAGCCAGCCAGAATGACAGCATTCAGCTGGGTGAGCCCCAGACTGGGAGAGCTGGGTGAGCTGGGTGAGCCGCAGACTGGGAGAGCTGGGAGAGCTGGGTGAGCCCCAGACTGGGAGAGCTGGGTGAGCCCCAGACTGAGAGAGCTGGGTGAGCCCCAGACTGGGAGAGCTGGGAGAGCTGGGTGAGCCCCAGACTGGGAGAGCTGGGTGAGCCCCAGACTGGGAGAGCTGGGTGAGCCCCAGACTGGGAGAGCTGGGTGAGCCCCAGACTGAGAGAGCTGGGTGAGCCCCAGACTGGGAGAGCTGGGAGAGCTGGGTGAGCCGCAGACTGGGAGAGCTGGGAGAGCTGGGTGAGCCCCAGACTGGGAGAGTTGGGAGAGCTGGGAGAGCTGGGAGAGCTGGGTGAGCCCCAGACTGGGAGAGCTGGGAGAGCTGGGTGAGCCCCAGACTGGGAGAGCTGGGAGAGCTGGGTGAGCTGGGTGAGCCCCAGACTGGGAGAGCTGGGTGAGCCCCAGACTGGGAGAGCTGGGTGAGCACCTGAGTGGGAGGGAAGCAGTGGACCTCAGCCTTCCAACTTCATTTACattgaggaagaggatgaaggTTACATACTCCCCCCACCAAGCCCCCAGCATCATGACGAAGATCTGAGAGAAGATGTGGGGGAACAGAGAGCCTCAGAGGATGAAAGTGAGGAAGATAGTGACTGGAGTTCATCACTATCACTGGAGGTGAGTCCATCTCCTGCAGGAGTCGCAGAAGAGCAGTAATCAGCTAGGACTACCTACCCAGACAGCAGCTtttttgacaaattaaaatCATAGCTGATATTCGCAATGCTCAAGCAAGGCGGCCCAAACTACAGCCAAGGTCTCCCGGGCCGCTAGACTACATGGTGTCAGAGTTGGGCAGGGACTACCCTCCGAGTGCGTGGGGTGTCAGCTTTCAGATGGCAGGGGACACATTAGCACCTGGATGGCATCCGATTTATAACACGCCACCATCTGCTGATGCCTCCAGGATCCCTCGGCCCACCGGTTCTCCAGCTCCACACAACGAGCGGGATCACCGCAGCTCCAGGCCTGGAAGCAGGCTCAGTACTCCTGATGAAGACCAAGCTCACAGCTCCGGCTCTGCTGCCAGCCAGAGCAGCCATGTTGAACAGAGCGGatccaggaggaggaggagagagacaaccTCACCCAGCCCGCCTCACTGCCCCTGCAAAATGAGAAGACCAGGAAACAACGGGAATCACTGAACCACCTTAGTAGTAtaaatgtagtagtagtagttaagCTAGCATAAAATTCAATAAACATGTGTTAGgcatagtgtgtgtttgttttttgaaaGTCATTCATTTTTGTTTAAACAGCTTTGtgattttcttttgtaaattacATTCAGTATTATCCAAATTACTGACTGATTACCAATAATGTTTTTCATAATTGAATCAAAATTAAATAAGTTTTCTAAGTTTCAAAAATaatgtatttaaatatatatgtatatttaatGTATATTTTAATGTAAATATCCTGTTAAATATCCGATATAAGTTCCTGTACTGTAAACATCCACTAAGTATCTCTAAATATATAGGACTCAAATAATGACAGGGAGAAGGTGACTCATTTCTGCAGGTGTATCTCCTCCCTCAGGTTAACGCAAGAAATAATAAAGAATGGAAAACTTTTTTACGTGTGTAACGTAGGACTCAAAGAATGAGAGCGAAACGGGGACATCAACGCAAATGGCATGATAATAACGAACATAATCATACACGAATCAGTGTCAGAAGTGCAATACTAAAGAAAACACAACGGGTCAAAGAAAATACCGGGACTGAAACCGATAAACACACTGACGAACATATCAGGAACACCAACAATAACTGACAACAGGGCACATGAAACGCAGAGCATAAATACTTAGGTTAACAATGAACTTAATGAAAAACAGGTGAAAATAATGACAGGAAACGAGGGGCCTCATCAGACCAAGAAGGGGTCGGTAAGAATGAATAAACAAAATGGTCGGACAGCACTTGTATTTATGCAAAACTATTAATTAAACTCAATGAATATCGCACAAATGTTTATGCACCAAGGTAAATATTTCTGCATATATGCGACTGCTGTCTgaacattttgtttatttatcccAATAAAAACAGAATTTAGCAAGAACACATCAAAATATCCTTAATAGATGTTCCTAACGACGCTTTCTGTAATTCAGTGTAACCCCAGGTGGCACTATGCACTAAGATTTTCAAAAGCCATTTGCAATGGAAATTTCAATCAAAACACGTGTAAAtcttttataatgaagtgttccacgtgcgctaaaaagtgcccttcccCCCCAccaattaatcgaaattaatcgcattttaatcgcatttcagtatttaacatgataaatattaattaaagtttgaatgatgaatgaatcaatgaacatattacataatcataaacttgaatatcttgtttatttttccaccagtctactacacagaccaatagatgagtgcagaaaacagagcaaacagttttcagaacactggaaattctgaccaaaaatgttttttggggggagttttgctcaggatattggaagaataagaagaactgaagtaaatcagaagatgtttttaatttcCTAGGCCTCTGCCGAAATTAATGCGTTAAAGTTCCAcgactaatatatatatatatatatatatatatatatatatatatatatatatatatatatatatatacatatatatatatatatatatatattagtggaaGTCGTGGAACTTTATatatctaatatatatatatatatatatatatatatatatatatatatattaggggtgggatgcgattaaaaaaatttatcgaattaatcggaagctttgtgtAACGTCCGGgcgtaggaggcaggcaccaagacgtttacggtgaacacacactcatacagacacgtagctttagac
This sequence is a window from Brachyhypopomus gauderio isolate BG-103 chromosome 21, BGAUD_0.2, whole genome shotgun sequence. Protein-coding genes within it:
- the LOC143485124 gene encoding amphoterin-induced protein 3 — its product is MTCSAWLALLSGSVFWLCFSEANCPLGCLCISDIVNCGSVGMDKFPPLLPPTISVLDLSHNQLTWLAAGTFHGLPGLNVLRMSHNQISLLSPAAFHNASVLRHLDLSSNRLQVVSVHPFQDLLALEELLLYNNRISLVESNAFTGLSKLQKIYLSLNHLTDFPFFSIRKHSHPKLVLLDLSSNRMSGLPPDEVVLLPTVVQRGLFIHNNSLICDCSVCRIFWHWEKEGYEAVRDFKDNYLCKTNGEPLVSVRFLRSPRFFENCTVEKMISLISPKADVKVYEGERVRLDCTGTLSGVVLSYFWVIPQEDNSSQLIQNGSLRLNPDGSLEIPAVRSSDSGIYQCVAMDVTRMINESREVNLTVVSQHMAGEPFSTGYTTVLGCTVTLLLILMYLYLTPCYCGCCTPTTPLPTISRLGEEHQTLPSVFDAPLVPEQEMKIREDAERHVVFFEPVVQDEPGGDLYSKAINTAVRQGPTS